A single genomic interval of Trichosurus vulpecula isolate mTriVul1 chromosome 6, mTriVul1.pri, whole genome shotgun sequence harbors:
- the LOC118854018 gene encoding 60S ribosomal protein L22-like 1, with the protein MAPPKDKKAKRSTWKFNLDLTHPVEDGIFDSGNFEQFLKEKVKVNGKTGNLGNVVHIERFKNKITVVSEKQFSKRYLKYLTKKYLKKNNLRDWLRVVASDKETYELRYFQISQDEEGSESED; encoded by the coding sequence ATGGCGCCGCCAAAAGATAAGAAGGCTAAGAGATCAACTTGGAAGTTTAACCTTGACCTTACTCATCCAGTTGAAGATGGAATCTTTGATTCTGGAAATTTTGAGCAATTCTTGAAGGAGAAAGTTAAAgtcaatgggaaaactgggaaCCTAGGGAATGTTGTTCATATTGAACGCTTCAAGAATAAGATCACCGTTGTGTCTGAGAAGCAGTTCTCTAAACGATACTTAAAATATCTTACCAAGAAGTATCTTAAGAAGAACAATCTTCGTGATTGGCTTCGTGTGGTTGCATCTGACAAGGAGACTTACGAACTTCGTTATTTCCAGATTAGTCAAGATGAGGAAGGTTCTGAATCTGAAGATTAA